The following proteins are co-located in the Motilibacter rhizosphaerae genome:
- a CDS encoding shikimate kinase, producing MSPVAVLTGPPGAGKTTVGTALATRLDVGFRDTDADVEAGAGRTVAEIFVEDGEPRFRELEAAAVRAALADHDGVLALGGGAILDPATRKVLQDSGSPVVLLEVGVAEAAVRVGFNRERPLLLGNPRQQWSRLLEARLPLYLEVASVRVSTDDREPDQVVDEIVDALQHREIS from the coding sequence GTGAGCCCCGTCGCCGTCCTCACCGGTCCTCCCGGTGCCGGGAAGACGACGGTCGGCACCGCCCTGGCGACTCGCCTCGACGTGGGTTTTCGCGACACGGACGCGGACGTCGAGGCGGGCGCCGGCCGCACGGTCGCGGAGATCTTCGTCGAGGACGGCGAACCCCGCTTCCGCGAGCTGGAGGCGGCGGCCGTCCGCGCGGCGCTCGCCGACCACGACGGCGTGCTCGCCCTCGGCGGCGGCGCGATCCTCGACCCTGCAACGCGGAAGGTCCTGCAGGACAGCGGTTCTCCGGTCGTTCTCCTCGAGGTCGGGGTCGCGGAGGCGGCCGTTCGCGTCGGCTTCAACCGCGAACGCCCGCTGCTGCTGGGAAACCCGCGCCAGCAGTGGTCCCGCCTGCTGGAGGCGCGCCTCCCGCTCTACCTCGAGGTGGCCTCGGTCCGCGTCTCCACCGACGACCGCGAGCCGGACCAGGTCGTGGACGAGATCGTCGACGCACTGCAGCACAGGGAGATCTCGTGA